From Faecalicatena sp. Marseille-Q4148:
GTGCCATGTAAAAGTGGCCGCAGAGAATTGGCCCAAGCAACTGTTTAGCAAAAACACAGGTCTATGCGAAACCGAAAGGTGAAGTATATGGGCTGACGCCTGCCCGGTGCTGGAAGGTTAAGGGGAGAGGTTAGCGCAAGCGAAGCTTTGAACTTAAGCCCCAGTAAACGGCGGCCGTAACTATAACGGTCCTAAGGTAGCGAAATTCCTTGTCGGGTAAGTTCCGACCCGCACGAAAGGCGTAATGATTTGGGCACTGTCTCAACAATGCACCCGGTGAAATTGAAATACCAGTGAAGATGCTGGTTACCTGCGCCAGGACGGAAAGACCCCATGGAGCTTTACTCCAGCTTGATACTGGGATTCGGTATTGCATGTACAGGATAGGTGGGAGACGGAGAAATGGTAACGCCAGTTGCCATGGAGTCGCTGTTGGGATACCACCCTTGCAGTACTGGATTTCTAACCAGCAGCCGTGACCCGGCTGGGGGACAATGTCAGGTGGGGAGTTTGACTGGGGCGGTCGCCTCCGAAAGGGTATCGGAGGCGCTCAAAGGTTCCCTCAGAATGGTTGGAAACCATTCGAAGAGTGCAAAGGCAGAAGGGAGCTTGACTGTGACACCGACGGGTGGAGCAGGTACGAAAGTAGGACTTAGTGATCCGGTGGTATAAAGTGGGATTGCCATCGCTCAACGGATAAAAGCTACCCTGGGGATAACAGGCTTATCACTCCCAAGAGTTCACATCGACGGAGTGGTTTGGCACCTCGATGTCGGCTCATCGCATCCTGGGGCTGAAGTAGGTCCCAAGGGTTGGGCTGTTCGCCCATTAAAGCGGTACGCGAGCTGGGTTCAGAACGTCGTGAGACAGTTCGGTCCCTATCCGGCGTGGGCGTAGGATATTTGAGAGGAGCTGCCCTTAGTACGAGAGGACCGGGGTGGACTGGCCGCTGGTGTATCTGTTGTATTACCAAATGCATAGCAGAGTAGCCAAGCCGGGACGGGATAAACGCTGAAGGCATCTAAGCGTGAAGCCCCCCTCAAGATGAGATATCCCAACGTAAAGTTGTAAGACCCCTTGAAGACGACGAGGTAGATAGGACAGAGGTGGAAGTGTGGTAACACATGTAGCTGACTGTTACTAATCGGTCGAGGGCATAACCAAGTGAGGTAAAGGATAGGAAAGTGAACGGAGGATGAGATTTCTTGTATGTGGTTTTGAAGGTACACCGAAAGCAACTTAGTGAATGCGACCGGTAAGGAAGCATGAGCTTAGTGCGAGGTGGTTCGCGAACCTTAATGAGCGTAAGCGAGTTTAGTTGAGCGGACATACCATCTAATATTCCTCCTTAGCTCAGTCGGTAGAGCACTCGGCTGTTAACCGAGTTGTCGTTGGTTCGAGTCCAACAGGGGGAGTTAAGGGCGGAAAGCCCCAGAAAGATGAGGCTCCTTGGTCAAGCGGTTAAGACATCGCCCTTTCACGGCGGTAACACGGGTTCGATTCCCGTAGGAGTCATTTACACGAAAGTGTAAAAAAAACACTTGCAAAATTGTGTGTGATGTGTTATTATAACATAGTCATGCCGATGTGGCTCAATTGGCAGAGCAGCTGATTTGTAATCAGCAGGTTATCGGTTCGAGTCCGATCATCGGCTTTATGGATGGTTTCCCGAGTGGCCAAAGGGGGCAGACTGTAAATCTGTTAGCAACGCTTTCGGTGGTTCGAATCCACCACCATCCATTAAAAATTATCGCGGGATGGAGCAGTCTGGTAGCTCGTCGGGCTCATAACCCGAAGGTCGTAGGTTCAAATCCTGCTCCCGCAACTCAACTTATTATTTTAATAAGTTACGCCCAGATAGCTCAGTCGGTAGAGCAAAGGACTGAAAATCCTTGTGTCGCTGGTTCGATTCCGGCTCTGGGCATATGGAGCATTAGCTCAGTCGGTAGAGCACTTGACTTTTAATCAAGTTGTCCGGGGTTCGAATCCCCGATGCTTCATTAAAAAAGAGAGTCTTAGTTGGCCCTCTTTTTTAATATCTAAATATGATAATTAGTTATTATGATATGCCGATGTGGCTCAATTGGCAGAGCAGCTGATTTGTAATCAGCAGGTTATCGGTTCGAGTCCGATCATCGGCTTTACGAAAAGAATCTCAGTTTCGAGGTTCTTTTTTTGTACTCGTTTGGAATTGACAGATTCCATAGAAAAATTATATGATGAGATAAATTAGGAAAGAGAGGGCTTATCATGGAAATTGATAGATTAATGGAGAAGATCGGATTAAGCGAATGTGCAGTACAATTTGTAAAAAATTTTAAAATGCCGGAAAAAGTATATCAGGAATGGAAAGAATTATTTGATACAGACTTGAAGGCATTTTTCGAAAAAGGAAAAGAAACAGAGAATTTTGAACAGACGGTATTGTATCTGTATGTTCATTTTGCGGCAGAGGCATGGAAATGGTTTTGCGAGGAAGGTATTTCTGAAGAAGTGTATATGTTAAACATGAGAGACATTGCAATCTGGGCAAATGCTTATGAAAAGAAAAATGGCTGTCCGGGACTTCGGGAAGCTGGCTGGATCAGTCTCTCACTTCGCGGTAAATTATTCCGGCTTGGAAGACTTCAGTTTGAACCGATTGAACTGGAAAAAGAAATCAAAATAGAAAACAATACTTATCCACAGGGGATGAAGGTATTGAACGTACATATCCCCGAAGATGGTAAGTTATCAAAAGATGCATGCCAGGAAGCATTTGAAAAAGCAGAAGTATTTTTTAAAGATCGAGGATTTACAGGAGAAAATGTATATGTCTGTGAATCCTGGCTGCTGTCTCCGGTACTGAAACATTTACTTGGAGAAGAAAGTAATATCATTGATTTTCAAAATCGTTTTGAAGTGTATGATATTGTATATCCTTTCCGTCAGGCAGAGGAAAGGATCTTTGGTGACATATCAGAAGATAGACAATCTTATCCAGAGACAACAAGTTTGCAGAGATCATTTAAAGGATGGCTCATGGAACACCCGGAAGATATCGGAATGGGAGTTGGAGTATTTCAATACAAACCGATATAAAACTTTATTTATAGAAAAAACAAATAAATAAATGCATTTATAAAATAATTCAATTAGACGCATCTATGTATGATTGATAAAATATCTAACGAAGGAAAGTATACGAAAAGGAGAGATATAATTATGAAAA
This genomic window contains:
- a CDS encoding DUF5596 domain-containing protein — translated: MEIDRLMEKIGLSECAVQFVKNFKMPEKVYQEWKELFDTDLKAFFEKGKETENFEQTVLYLYVHFAAEAWKWFCEEGISEEVYMLNMRDIAIWANAYEKKNGCPGLREAGWISLSLRGKLFRLGRLQFEPIELEKEIKIENNTYPQGMKVLNVHIPEDGKLSKDACQEAFEKAEVFFKDRGFTGENVYVCESWLLSPVLKHLLGEESNIIDFQNRFEVYDIVYPFRQAEERIFGDISEDRQSYPETTSLQRSFKGWLMEHPEDIGMGVGVFQYKPI